One genomic segment of Chitinophaga sancti includes these proteins:
- a CDS encoding porin — protein MKKLFLTAFAVSQISFAYSQTVDSTKAPLVNISGSADVYYKYNFNGNSTDNKTSFTNSHNSFELGMFSLKAEHTFQKGSIVADLGFGRRAAEFSYNDHPADKGSMEMAVKQLYLSYQVLDKLKISMGSFATHVGYELVDAYQNRNYSMSYMFSNGPFFNTGVKADITINEHLTAMLGVFNPTDFKSASWSNSKYIGAQIGYSANTTPLKLYLNYLEGRDTAGIQNHQIDFVALYSVSDVIGFGYNGTVSTYKNTREKEAIDNTAKWWGSALYMNIDFNKTLGVTLRGEYFDDADGLKTFAGTTGGHVMAGTVSVNYKVGNLTIIPEFRLDKASVDIFNKHDGAPVSTSPNVLVAATYHF, from the coding sequence ATGAAAAAACTTTTTTTGACAGCTTTCGCTGTCAGCCAGATTTCTTTTGCCTATTCCCAAACGGTGGATTCTACCAAAGCTCCATTAGTGAATATTTCCGGATCAGCAGATGTTTATTACAAGTATAATTTCAACGGTAACAGCACAGACAATAAGACAAGCTTCACTAATTCACATAATAGTTTTGAACTGGGTATGTTCTCACTCAAGGCAGAGCATACATTCCAGAAAGGTAGCATCGTAGCCGATCTTGGATTTGGCAGAAGAGCTGCGGAGTTTTCATACAATGATCATCCCGCTGATAAGGGAAGTATGGAAATGGCCGTAAAACAGCTCTACCTCAGTTACCAGGTGCTGGATAAACTGAAAATCAGCATGGGTAGCTTTGCCACACACGTTGGCTATGAGCTTGTAGATGCCTATCAGAACAGGAACTACAGTATGAGTTATATGTTCAGCAATGGTCCTTTCTTCAATACTGGTGTAAAGGCAGATATCACTATCAATGAGCACCTGACGGCAATGTTGGGTGTATTCAATCCTACTGATTTCAAATCGGCTTCCTGGTCGAATAGTAAGTATATCGGTGCACAGATTGGTTATAGTGCCAATACTACGCCACTCAAACTCTACCTGAACTACCTGGAAGGCCGCGATACTGCAGGTATTCAGAACCATCAAATAGACTTCGTGGCACTCTATAGTGTGAGTGATGTAATCGGATTTGGTTACAATGGTACTGTGAGCACCTACAAGAATACGCGTGAAAAAGAAGCAATAGATAACACTGCCAAATGGTGGGGATCGGCTTTATACATGAACATTGATTTCAACAAGACACTGGGTGTAACGTTAAGGGGGGAATACTTTGACGATGCCGATGGCCTTAAGACCTTTGCTGGTACTACCGGTGGTCATGTAATGGCAGGTACGGTATCTGTGAACTATAAAGTCGGCAACCTGACTATTATCCCTGAATTCAGACTCGACAAAGCATCAGTAGACATTTTCAACAAACACGACGGTGCGCCTGTAAGCACCTCTCCCAACGTTTTAGTGGCTGCAACGTACCATTTCTAA
- the uvrB gene encoding excinuclease ABC subunit UvrB: MPFKIHSPYAPSGDQPGAIKQLVEGVQDGAPYQTLLGVTGSGKTFTVANVIQQVQRPTLVLTHNKTLVAQLYGEFRQFFPDNAVEYFVSYYDYYQPEAYMPVSDTYIEKDLAINEELDKLRLKATTNLLSGRRDIIVVASVSCIYGMGNPTDYENGIIRLHKGQTISRNTVLHGLVNSLYTRTTGDFNRGNFRVKGDTVDINLPYVDYAYRITFFGDEVEEIESFDVQNGKRIGTMDNAAIFPANLYLAPKDMMQQIIFEIQDELKAQVDYFRAEGKHIEAQRLSERVNYDLEMIRELGYCSGIENYSRFLDRRTPGTRPFCLLDYFPKDFLLVIDESHVTIPQIGGMYGGDRSRKLTLVDFGFRLPSALDNRPLNFFEFENLVNQAIFVSATPGDYELRQTEGVVVEQVVRPTGLLEPPIEIRPSINQVDDLLEEIDKRVQSGGRVLVTTLTKRMAEEMDKYLQRINIKSRYIHSEVDTLERIEILRDLRLGNINVLVGVNLLREGLDLPEVTLVAILDADKEGFLRDERSLTQTAGRAARNVDGLVIFYADKITDSMQRTIDETNRRREKQIAYNLLHGITPRTVLKSREQIMGQTSVLEIKNFDENSPIAVHDEVTLVAENAVDYAKQVAASRTIPQMEKSIAKVKKDMEKAARDLDFMEAARLRDQMFALQRELDAMKES, translated from the coding sequence ATGCCATTTAAAATTCATTCACCTTACGCTCCCTCCGGCGATCAGCCGGGAGCAATCAAACAACTGGTGGAAGGCGTGCAGGATGGAGCTCCTTACCAAACCCTGCTAGGGGTAACAGGTTCAGGAAAAACCTTCACCGTCGCCAATGTGATCCAACAGGTACAGCGCCCTACCCTCGTGCTCACCCACAATAAAACATTGGTAGCTCAGCTCTACGGAGAATTTCGCCAGTTCTTCCCCGACAATGCTGTCGAATATTTTGTGTCTTATTACGACTACTATCAGCCTGAAGCATACATGCCGGTTAGTGATACTTATATAGAAAAGGATCTCGCCATCAACGAAGAGCTGGATAAGCTGCGCCTCAAAGCCACTACCAATCTGCTCTCCGGTCGCAGAGACATCATCGTGGTAGCGAGCGTATCCTGCATATACGGTATGGGTAATCCTACCGATTATGAAAATGGTATCATCCGTCTACACAAAGGCCAGACGATTAGTCGTAATACCGTTTTACATGGTCTTGTGAATTCTTTGTATACCCGAACTACCGGTGATTTTAACCGGGGTAATTTCCGTGTAAAAGGTGATACGGTAGACATCAATCTGCCATACGTAGACTATGCCTACAGGATTACTTTCTTTGGTGATGAGGTGGAAGAGATCGAAAGCTTCGATGTACAGAACGGGAAAAGGATCGGCACCATGGACAACGCCGCCATCTTCCCCGCTAATCTTTACCTCGCTCCAAAAGATATGATGCAACAGATCATTTTCGAGATACAGGATGAGCTGAAAGCACAGGTTGATTACTTCCGTGCAGAAGGAAAACATATAGAAGCCCAGCGCCTCTCAGAGAGGGTCAATTATGACCTCGAAATGATCAGGGAACTGGGTTATTGTAGCGGTATTGAAAACTACTCCCGCTTTCTGGACAGACGTACGCCTGGTACCCGCCCATTCTGTCTGCTGGATTACTTCCCGAAAGACTTCTTATTAGTAATAGACGAGAGTCACGTAACCATCCCTCAGATTGGCGGTATGTATGGTGGCGACCGTTCCCGTAAACTCACGCTTGTTGATTTCGGTTTCCGCCTCCCGTCTGCACTGGACAACCGCCCGCTGAACTTCTTCGAATTTGAGAACCTGGTGAACCAGGCCATTTTCGTAAGTGCGACCCCTGGTGATTATGAATTGCGTCAGACAGAAGGTGTGGTGGTAGAACAGGTAGTGAGACCTACCGGTCTACTGGAGCCTCCTATTGAAATTAGGCCCAGTATAAATCAGGTAGATGATCTTTTGGAAGAAATAGACAAGCGTGTACAGAGTGGCGGCCGAGTATTGGTCACGACCCTCACCAAGCGTATGGCGGAGGAAATGGACAAGTACCTGCAGCGTATTAATATTAAGTCAAGGTATATCCACTCTGAAGTGGATACCCTGGAAAGAATAGAAATCCTTCGTGATCTGCGCTTAGGTAATATAAATGTATTGGTGGGTGTGAACCTCCTCCGTGAGGGGCTTGACCTGCCAGAGGTAACGCTGGTCGCCATCCTGGATGCGGACAAGGAAGGTTTTCTCCGTGATGAGCGCTCTCTGACCCAGACAGCAGGTAGGGCGGCCCGTAACGTAGATGGGCTGGTGATCTTCTATGCCGATAAGATTACGGACAGTATGCAGCGTACCATCGACGAAACTAACCGTCGCCGGGAAAAGCAGATTGCATACAACCTACTGCATGGTATTACCCCAAGAACGGTGCTGAAGAGCAGGGAGCAGATCATGGGGCAGACATCTGTATTGGAAATCAAGAACTTCGATGAGAATTCGCCGATTGCCGTACATGATGAGGTAACCCTGGTAGCAGAGAATGCTGTGGACTACGCCAAGCAGGTAGCCGCTTCCAGGACCATTCCTCAAATGGAGAAGTCAATCGCCAAAGTCAAAAAGGATATGGAGAAGGCGGCGAGAGATCTGGACTTTATGGAAGCTGCCAGACTCCGTGACCAGATGTTTGCTTTGCAACGTGAGCTGGATGCTATGAAAGAGTCATAA
- a CDS encoding ammonium transporter produces the protein MKKTSFQDYLPFIILGLVAIIGLFMKNEPLFVDTEGKYNYGDIAWILVSTCLVFFMTPGLSFFYGGMVNRKNVISTMMQSFIATGLISILWVAVGFSLSFGKSYHGFIGDPSTFFFFKGVSSSAPWAGAPTIPLLLFALFQLKFAIITPALVVGATAERIRFTSYVLFMVLFCLFIYCPIAHWTWHPEGFLFKLGVIDFAGGTVVHISAGCAALAGALVLKRRKDHIEKKELQPANIPFVLLGTGLLWFGWFGFNAGSAVSAGGLATSAFATTNTAAAAAGLSWIFFDVVRGRKASALGFCIGAVVGLVAITPAAGFVGIPQSIFMGFIAAIISNMMVHYKSKTAIDDTLDVFPCHGIGGMVGMLLTGIFATKAVNVVDGWFYGNFDLFKTQFIGLSIVVAYSFVVSFAIFKLIDAFHPLRVSEEEEALGLDATQHNESYHPNMMSVYDNGTLKEEPIVD, from the coding sequence ATGAAGAAAACATCATTTCAAGACTATTTACCCTTTATTATTCTGGGATTAGTGGCAATAATTGGTTTATTCATGAAGAATGAGCCACTTTTTGTAGATACTGAGGGAAAATACAATTATGGTGACATCGCATGGATTCTGGTATCAACCTGCCTGGTATTTTTCATGACACCTGGTTTGTCATTTTTCTATGGTGGTATGGTGAACCGCAAAAACGTGATCTCAACCATGATGCAGAGCTTCATAGCTACGGGCCTGATCAGTATATTATGGGTAGCTGTAGGTTTCAGCTTGTCATTTGGTAAATCTTACCACGGTTTTATCGGTGATCCTTCTACTTTCTTTTTCTTTAAGGGAGTATCTTCCAGCGCGCCATGGGCTGGTGCACCTACCATTCCTTTACTGTTGTTCGCGCTTTTCCAGCTGAAATTTGCGATCATCACGCCTGCTCTTGTAGTAGGTGCTACAGCTGAAAGGATCAGGTTTACATCTTACGTATTATTTATGGTGCTCTTCTGCTTATTTATATATTGTCCAATTGCACACTGGACATGGCATCCGGAAGGTTTCCTTTTCAAGCTCGGTGTAATCGACTTTGCAGGTGGTACAGTGGTACACATTTCTGCTGGTTGTGCTGCCCTTGCTGGTGCCCTGGTACTGAAACGCCGTAAAGATCATATTGAAAAGAAAGAATTGCAACCTGCAAACATTCCATTCGTACTGTTAGGTACTGGTTTGCTGTGGTTTGGCTGGTTCGGTTTCAATGCCGGTTCCGCTGTATCAGCGGGTGGTCTGGCTACATCTGCTTTCGCAACTACTAACACTGCTGCTGCTGCTGCTGGTTTGTCCTGGATCTTCTTCGATGTGGTTCGTGGCCGTAAAGCTTCTGCACTGGGCTTCTGTATCGGTGCCGTAGTTGGTCTGGTAGCTATTACACCTGCTGCAGGTTTTGTAGGTATCCCACAGAGTATTTTCATGGGCTTCATTGCTGCGATCATTTCCAACATGATGGTTCATTATAAATCTAAAACTGCTATCGACGATACACTGGATGTATTCCCTTGTCATGGTATCGGTGGTATGGTAGGTATGCTGCTCACAGGCATATTCGCTACCAAAGCTGTGAACGTTGTAGATGGTTGGTTCTATGGTAACTTCGACCTGTTCAAAACTCAGTTCATCGGTCTGTCAATCGTAGTAGCATACAGCTTCGTTGTATCCTTCGCGATCTTCAAACTGATTGATGCTTTCCACCCACTCCGTGTAAGCGAAGAAGAAGAAGCTCTGGGCCTGGATGCTACACAGCACAACGAAAGCTATCATCCAAACATGATGAGCGTATACGACAATGGCACACTCAAGGAAGAGCCAATCGTAGACTAA